A part of Amycolatopsis lurida genomic DNA contains:
- the dcd gene encoding dCTP deaminase produces the protein MILTGPEITESVTDGRIAISPFSPDQVNPNSYNVKLGGTLMSYRDKVVDAYHPNPTETIQLPEDGYVLQPDQLYLGHTEERIGSDIYVPLLFGRSSVGRLGLFVEITAPIGDIGFHGQWTLMLSPVQPLRVYHGMKIGQIMFFVSSGEIDLYAGKYQSAVGPQESRYWRDRVAVTS, from the coding sequence ATGATCCTGACCGGGCCCGAGATCACCGAGTCGGTGACCGACGGCCGGATCGCGATCTCCCCGTTCAGCCCGGACCAGGTCAACCCGAACAGCTACAACGTCAAGCTCGGCGGCACGCTGATGTCCTATCGGGACAAGGTCGTCGACGCCTACCACCCGAACCCGACCGAGACGATCCAGCTGCCCGAGGACGGGTACGTGCTCCAGCCCGACCAGCTCTATCTCGGGCACACCGAGGAGCGCATCGGCTCGGACATCTACGTGCCGCTGCTGTTCGGCCGGTCCTCGGTCGGCAGGCTCGGGCTGTTCGTCGAGATCACCGCACCGATCGGGGACATCGGTTTCCACGGCCAGTGGACGCTCATGCTCTCCCCCGTGCAGCCGTTGCGGGTCTACCACGGCATGAAGATCGGCCAGATCATGTTCTTCGTGTCCTCCGGTGAGATCGATCTCTACGCGGGGAAGTACCAGTCGGCGGTCGGCCCGCAAGAATCCCGCTATTGGCGCGACCGGGTGGCGGTCACGTCGTGA